One genomic segment of Besnoitia besnoiti strain Bb-Ger1 chromosome VII, whole genome shotgun sequence includes these proteins:
- a CDS encoding Der1 family protein (encoded by transcript BESB_077960) has translation MVQIDIFFSHLPPVTRFYLFASTALMLLCTLEVISPFSLYINYNLVFHGQLWRLVSCFLFFGTFSLHFFWNVYVLIFYCATLEDHQKSGTFLWLLITTGSLLLALSYLFGVSSYFFSGSMINVMTYIWGRRNPNTRLSVFFISVSAPYLPFVLALMSVFVGWNMADHVIGILVGHIYYFFEDIYPLLPTSKGRRLFRTPRLLLWLFKESAD, from the exons ATGGTCCAGATCGACATCTTCTTCTCGCATCTGCCGCCGGTGACGCGGTTTTACCTCTTTGCCTCCACGGCGTTGATGCTGCTTTGCACGCTGGAGGTCATTTCGCCGTTTTCGTTGTACATCAACTACAATCTCGTCTTCCACGGTCAGCTCTGGCGACTCGTctcctgcttcctcttcttcggcacATTCTCTCTCCACTTTTTCTGGAATGTCTACGTCCTCATCTTCTACTGCGCCACGCTCGAAGACCATCAGAAGAGCGGAACTTTCCTCTGGTTGCTCATCACCACTGGATCGCTCCTCCTT GCTTTGTCGTATTTGTTTGGGGTCAGTTCGTATTTCTTTAGCGGGTCGATGATCAACGTGATGACGTATATCTGGGGTCGGCGGAATCCAAACACGCGGCTGTCGGTTTTCTTCATTTCGGTGAGTGCGCCGTATCTGCCCTTTGTCCTCGCGCTGATGTCGGTCTTTGTCGGCTGGAACATGGCAGATCACGTGATCGGCATCCTCGTGGGGCACATTTACTACTTTTTCGAAGACATCTACCCGCTGCTTCCAACTAGCAAAGgccggcgcctcttccgcacgccgcgcctcctcctctggctCTTCAAGGAGAGCGCGGACtga
- a CDS encoding OTU family cysteine protease (encoded by transcript BESB_077940) translates to MEQAKPFYTYPAARQARGTRKLFSSRLSGWGARFGKPFLERAAQLLSRRLGAVKCRCDLLGAVPKAMPAGTTSGAFFRVGPRDPGEQQLALYTQECDDAHRVASSHMDWLPARTAGTYLEPLPEELTTVFEEEYRDIPEELADSEGPPTRVSSPRGSTDELCATGTRLAPFSRATVALHSRVFDGFQPVTPTLADTTSAGRQASQETVKRPLYNSKPPEAALPPSKLPFIAPDEQYRRQLASVLGTPAQKLSMSSQPHLSFYHAAVVGKRDVCPDGNCQFRSASYALLGTEAAHGEIRRQVSAYLRRHLDRFNWLICPDRLEEDERRMAPLDKRYGTRVPHRRSRRQPTLTTDQLKENWITRLGDSRYGIWGDESTLVGLAEVYRLRIVVEQQDRNCRRATQMGSHAVQVFKPDDSPPDDDIPTIFLGYEVRRQHYNVIDRVCKQ, encoded by the coding sequence ATGGAGCAAGCAAAACCATTTTACACATACCCTGCCGCAAGGCAGGCTCGTGGCACGAGGAAGCTCTTTTCATCTCGCTTGAGTGGATGGGGAGCGCGCTTCGGGAAACCGTTTTTAGAGAGAGCGGCCCAGCTTCTCTCCCGACGCCTGGGAGCTGTCAAATGTCGCTGCGATCTCCTGGGCGCCGTGCCAAAGGCGATGCCTGCTGGCACAACCAGCGGTGCCTTTTTCAGAGTTGGACCCCGCGATCCAggagagcagcagctggcgctgTACACTCAAGAATGCGATGATGCTCACCGGGTAGCGTCGTCACACATGGATTGGCTCCCTGCCAGAACAGCAGGCACATACCTTGAACCATTGCCAGAAGAGCTGACGACGGTGTTTGAGGAGGAATACAGAGATATCCCGGAGGAGCTCGCCGATAGCGAGGGACCGCCTACGAGGGTCTCCTCTCCCCGGGGCTCCACCGACGAGCTATGTGCCACTGGCACTAGGCTCGCACCATTCAGCCGGGCTACGGTGGCGCTGCATTCCAGAGTATTTGACGGATTTCAACCAGTAACGCCTACGTTAGCCGATACTACATCTGCTGGCCGCCAGGCATCTCAGGAGACCGTGAAGCGGCCCCTCTACAATTCGAAGCCCCCTGAGGCTGCCCTTCCTCCGAGCAAGTTACCCTTCATCGCCCCTGACGAGCAGTATCGCCGGCagctcgcctctgtcttAGGGACACCCGCCCAGAAGCTGTCAATGTCTTCACAACCGCACCTGTCTTTCTACCACGCAGCAGTAGTGGGGAAAAGAGATGTTTGTCCGGATGGAAATTGTCAATTCCGTTCAGCCAGCTACGCCCTACTGGGCACAGAGGCAGCACATGGTGAAATTCGTCGCCAGGTGTCAGCGTATTTGAGGCGCCACCTGGATCGATTCAACTGGCTTATCTGCCCCGACCGcctggaggaggacgaaCGCAGGATGGCGCCCCTCGACAAACGATACGGAACTCGGGTACCGCATAGGCGGTCGAGACGGCAACCAACTTTGACGACAGACCAGCTCAAGGAGAACTGGATTACGCGTCTTGGTGACTCCAGGTACGGCATCTGGGGCGACGAAAGCACCCTCGTCGGTCTCGCAGAGGTGTACCGTTTACGTATCGTCGTCGAACAGCAGGACCGCAACTGCCGTCGTGCAACTCAAATGGGATCGCATGCCGTCCAGGTGTTCAAGCCAGACGATTCCCCGCCTGACGACGACATCCCGACCATCTTCCTTGGCTATGAAGTACGCCGGCAGCACTACAACGTAATTGACAGAGTCTGCAAACAGTGA
- a CDS encoding hypothetical protein (encoded by transcript BESB_077970): protein MASLCRRSPGWGGGSQPSAAVVASLLRLLSSLAELPARLLLWLCASPFFLLVRAFFGTFSRRRPHREIRGSTTRRPQRERVLPEASSAACGLPHTYTEVRISQLFSLLCAHFVRFPILFFELLVAIRSPSSCLFVFCLRRLCAFFTAARRPCSFSVSSSAPLAAEAASSVLPSLLSVPRPHAATAAVRFRESRRAEGLDGGEVADADAVGVTEADDPLRSLTSTRSRRRFLNAQPSPSRAAKARRNASDCEVFSSRRWSSAQAEQHQRQPRRCLPRRPRGSAPKKFINASSQAHASGLDGGDAARGGETLRQENRRLGEAAAPPGGWKPPAATGCRRGGRRGVGPGYEASAEPTERHSEVRCEMISPEVPLASPSPRRGPSSDLAGPPEAASAATMKRGVAATMKRGVAATMKRGVAAATPRFIPEISAASSDLHLPGRVCQRLVRLPAPARSQTCFRRGAHPARRLPRPCMRGPRRRLRRRLVTPLEGPGCLSCRRPTASSWSHSLVVWRCSSWDPFRFFLALFSPAAVTRVRPARGARGVVAAACRCLLRVFHLLRLRLLSPHVVCLPRLLRRLLRLRPSLLPPSSASSTVSASQHVFATTTPFSPAPGPGLPIPSALNCVSVSSSFSSQTAASSFPSLPSSSPDFPSSFPLGRRRSLPGEDVLRGFVGGDASSAHTGRRIPERGVPSAFFSSSPPAARCLPPPTVACLLAAVSSSPHVEEESRRRRHLSASLRQRNRVCKALSHRSGNSGPSKSTLPSFSLSPHSSSPAVPPAPPPPAPRLFLRPRAAARGAQRAQNARNWADSQSRYDAGDRQTASARTEAGGGERD from the exons ATGGCATCTCTTTGCAGGCGCAGCCCAGGATGGGGGGGAGGTTCCCAAccctccgctgccgtcgtcgccagccTCCTGCGACTCCTCAGCTCCCTCGCTGAACTTCccgctcgtctccttctctggctttgcgcctcgcccttcttcctccttgtGCGAGCTTTCTTCGGCACTTTCTCTCGCAGACGTCCACACCGAGAGATACGAGGCTCGACAACTCGCAGACCTCAACGCGAACGAGTCCTCCCcgaggcctccagcgccgcatGCGGGCTTCCGCACACGTACACCGAAGTCCGCATTTCTCAGCTgttctccctcctctgcgctcaCTTCGTTCGTTTTCCcatcctcttcttcgagcTTCTCGTTGCCATACGCTCACCCTCCTCCTGCCTATTtgtcttctgcctccgccgtctctgcgcgtttttcactgcggcgcgtcgcccatGTTCGTTCTCTGTGTCCTCGTCCGCGCCTCTTGCCGCAGAAGCTGCATCTTCTGTCCTTCCTTCGCTGCTGAGCGTACCCCGCCCCCACGCAGCCACTGCAGCTGTGCGGTTTCGcgagtcgcgccgcgcggagggcctcGATGGCGGAGAagtcgcagacgcagacgcggtgGGCGTCACGGAAGCGGACGATCCGCTGAGGAGTCTCACATCAACTcgaagcaggcgccgcttcctGAACGCGCAGCCAAGCCCCTCTAGAGCTGCGAAAGCGCGAAGGAACGCGAGCGACTGCGAAGTTTTCTCCAGTCGTCGCTGGagcagcgcgcaggccgaG CAGCATCAGCGACAGCCCAGGCGCTGCCTACCAAGAAGGCCCAGAGGAAGCGCTCCAAAAAAGTTCATTAACGCTTCTAGTCAGGCGCACGCATCTGGCCTAgatggcggcgacgcagcccgAGGAGGGGAGACGCTGAGGCAGGAGAACCGGCGCCTgggcgaagctgcggcgccgccaggcggATGGAAACCTCCGGCAGCGACGGGCTGCCGCCGAGGGGGCAGGCGCGGAGTGGGCCCAGGCTACGAAGCGTCTGCGGAGCCCACAGAGCGCCACAGCGAGGTTCGATGCGAAATGATAAGCCCTGAAGTGCCTctggcctcgccgtcgccgcggagaggccctAGCAGCGATCTGGCAGGACCACCAGAGGCAGCATCCGCCGCGACGATGAagcgcggagtcgccgcgaCGATGAagcgcggagtcgccgcgaCGATGAagcgcggagtcgccgcggcgacgccgcgcttcATCCCGGAGATTTCCGCTGCTTCAAGCGACTTGCACTTGCCTGGGCGCGTCTGCCAGAGGCTTGTCCGTctccccgcccccgcgcggAGCCAGACGTGCTTCCGGCGCGGGGCCCACCCCGCCCGTCGCCTCCCACggccctgcatgcgcggccctcgccgccgcctccgtcgtcggTTGGTCACGCCTCTGGAAGGCCCTGGGTGCCTGTCTTGCCGCCGCCCCACTGCCTCCTCCTGGAGCCACTCTCTCGTCGTCTGGCGGTGCTCGTCCTGGGATCCatttcgcttcttcctcgccctttTCTCTCCCGCTGCCGTGACCCGCGTCCGCCCCGCGAGGGGGGCCCGGGGGGTTGTCGCGGCTGCTtgccgctgccttcttcgtgTCTTCCATCTTCTCCGACTCCGCCTGCTTTCGCCGCACGTCGtgtgccttccgcgcctcctccgccgtcttctgcgtcttcggccTTCTCTGCTCCCCC cttcttctgcttcttccacGGTGTCTGCTTCTCAGCACGTCTTCGCCACTACGACTCCATTTTCGCCCGCTCCTGGACCCGGTTTGCCGATTCCCTCTGCTTTGAACTGCGTGTCCGTATCTTCGTCCTTTTCCTCGCAgactgcggcgtcttcttttccttctttgcCCAGCTCCTCCCCTGATTTTCCTTCGTCTTTCCCGCtcggcaggcggcgaagtCTGCCAGGGGAGGACGTGCTGCGGGGCTTTGTGGGCGGTGACGCCTCTAGCGCTCACACCGGCCGGCGCATCCCTGAAAGAGGCGTTCCATCCGcctttttttcgtcttctccgcctgcagcgaggtGCCTGCCACCGCCTACCGTTGCGTGCCTGCttgccgccgtctcctcttcgccgcatgTGGAGGAGGAAtcaaggcggcggaggcatctctctgcttccctcAGGCAGCGGAACAGAGTCTGCAAAGCTCTGTCGCATCGCAGCGGCAACTCGGGTCCTTCGAAATCCACTCTTCCTTCTTTTAGTCTCTCTCCCCACTCTTCGTCCCCTGCGGTcccccctgcgcctcctccgcccgccccgcgcctctttctgcggccgcgcgcggcagcacgcggcgcgcagcgagcccAAAACGCGAGAAACTGGGCAGACTCTCAGAGCAGATACGATGCGGGGGACAGACAAACAGCCTCTGCACGCACTGAGGCCGGTGGAGGAGAACGCGACTAG
- a CDS encoding hypothetical protein (encoded by transcript BESB_077980), which produces MFHYKTLLNPSEFSRYEQHEYGSLALYASHMVSSIRMRFFGVRRKKTRMSGKLFASGAPPRKGLGFRGLGTLEGAAAAPRSGGPEQFSAVSARRPPRGLLSLRRAAETKRDEAEAQEGETRGPPPPQSAGHEPKADEARSDIGEGRVARLSFSGARGGLCQIGAPGKGGGGASCACKASHLRLSFLGAFSAASWQGKAPQSVADRDRLFSLTFSLVVSLRHTETASPIIILSARMQQARTPSWLGASSQRTGVSPTITSGVGGRSR; this is translated from the coding sequence ATGTTTCACTACAAAACGTTGCTCAACCCGAGTGAGTTCAGCAGATACGAGCAACATGAGTACGGTTCGCTTGCCCTGTACGCGTCTCACATGGTGAGCTCGATACGCATGAGGTTTTTCGGAGTCAGGAGGAAAAAGACGCGGATGTCGGGGAAGCTGTTTGCCTCCGGGGCTCCGCCGAGgaagggtttagggtttaggggtTTAGGGACTCTTGAaggagctgccgcagcgcctcggagTGGCGGACCGGAACAGTTCAGcgcagtctctgcgcgaCGTCCGCCTCGAGGTCTGCTGTCGCTTCgtcgagctgcagagaccaaacgagacgaagcggaggcacaagaaggagagacgcgaggtccgccgccgccgcaaagTGCAGGACACGAGCCCAAAGCCGATGAAGCGCGCAGCGACATCGGAGaaggccgcgtcgcccgcctctcgttctccggcgcgcgcggcggactctGCCAGATCGGCGCCccggggaaggggggggggggggcgagctgcgcctgcaaGGCTTCCCACCTGCGGCTGAGCTTCCTCGGGGCCTTttcggcggcctcgtggCAAGGAaaggcgccgcagtcggTAGCCGATCGCGATCGGCTGTTCAGCCTCACGTTCTCTCTCGTGGTTTCTTTGCGGCATACGGAAACGGCGTCTCCAATCATCATTTTGTCGGCGAGGATGCAGCAGGCACGGACGCCGTCGTGGCTCGGCGCAAGCTCCCAGCGGACAGGCGTCTCGCCGACAATCACCTCGGGCGTCGGCGGAAGGAGCCGCTAA
- a CDS encoding ADA2-A transcriptional co-activator SAGA component (encoded by transcript BESB_077950), giving the protein MEGGSPAGNGAAHPSQAPRGEGKTGEADAVPACPTSAAQSSSSPFLASADGLSPSAPFAAAIPLAAPGAPPAASLPYPPPTFPPSVAFSAPRPFCSSYAAAPSPAYAQQSGAPASASGLAASALPASLPAAYPPFAASAAPALAFTGAAGAPQSSAERSAGAALPFSGSPFPAACPEAQGAPPFAFSPPAPLPLGAASARSTGTAPLSSAPAPGLSSSTSSSSGREAQGGGGGGAPAGSAAFPAGSSAAQGPAWGAAPQCLGTRGSLCVSSASAPASGALRVNSAGETPGAPSAAGAAGAADKARKEGEEASAGGKEESAVHALASDLKRQSVAENSTAPAAAPFPSPAPSAAFGAPGGGGVAVVGAAASAAVPSAGSAPAAFPQSGGSVLQPPLPFATGAQFPPGSYPPPGFASPFPGAVTPPPFPMQPAAGAGGAGNLNPGAAPPYSSFSPAAPAPSSSSPYPVAVSAPPFPSAAPAVPYGPAACCPAAAAAEEEEDEESKRAKRARQGEAAPPPLAGLFAHLAPQTPSGLPNGFQRPGEAAPPVPGRPLPPGAAHAFPSLASSPPFPPAPGFVSSAPPYPPTVSTALPPAPPPFPAAIPLDKHKGSLVDGLGAFGLAQYHCDVCTKDISNVCRIRCAECEDFDLCVACFCMGAEVEGKAHKNSHSYIPIGRNAFPLLRHKWTADEELRLLEGVSKYGFGNWSVGAQKQPGGGGEGATGLPRTLDGRGDVAELVNNVALTPKTSQECDQHYTEVYLNSRTSPLPDTSTLLMSKDGGPLKEERRQEETRKTRGGKEEEKDDDDDKERENADGEAEEEDSARPAGAVAPPSRAGTAKPTHSIVGYWPLRGDFDVEYDNDAELILADMEFKEDEAVQERHLKLQVIEIYNSKLDERIYRKRTVINRGLLDTKTLHQREKKRTKEERDLHNLFKPLARFHSDEEQERLVQLLIEEKRIRARLSMLHEWRSLGLKTADDVGAYEGDKRWREQLQRFRASELSSLFFSGGLASLFAKHVNAQQTGKLPPAAGVAPPHLPLAAAAAGLPGAVAASPSLAAKQSGRAAGSPSAGGGGVGNVGSAAAASASSAQAESPQHANVNAPNTPRGGAATAAGGVGGGVDGCSGGREREAEKGKREGKDRGDGARPLKGARAAIAAAGDKELEALPISAFPGAALLTAKEQAFCEDAQLAPVFYLLAKRMLLREMSRHKKFNATDFSKPMELFVNRVGQLYDFYVNVSDFAPCCPAPAATAGASRAGAPAASSAPGGVAPGLRPFASPAGLGAASASSAFYRTVTGATPGVEPVYNAGVPQPYPYGFPPAGAPVKLPEAPAAPRSASPRGRASQGC; this is encoded by the exons ATGGAGGGTGGGAGCCCTGCCGGCAACGGCGCCGCCCACCCCTCGCAAGCACCAAG GGGAGAAGGCAAGACgggggaggcggacgccGTCCCTGCTTGTCCCACCTCGGCGGCTCagagctcttcttctccgtttctcgcgtctgctgacgggctctcgccgtcggctccATTCGCAGCTGCCATTCCGCTTGCTGCGCCTGgagcgcctcccgcggcgtcCCTCCCGTACCCCCCGCCCACGTTTCCGCCGAGTGTTgctttctctgcgcctcgcccgttCTGCTCGTCgtacgcggcggcgccttcgcccgcatacgcgcagcagagcggcgcgccggcgtctgcgtcgggtcttgctgcctcggcgctgcctgcgagtCTCCCTGCTGCCTATCCtcccttcgcggcctccgcggcgcccgccctcgcgttcacaggcgctgccggcgcgcctcagtCGTCAGCGGAGcggagcgcaggcgccgcgctgcccttCAGCGGCAGCCCCTTCCCTGCTGCCTGTCCAGAGGCccaaggcgcgccgccgtttgcgttctcgcctcccgcgccgcttccgctcggcgccgcgagcgccaggtCGACTGGGACGGCGCCActctcttccgcgccggcgccggggcTGTCCTCGAGcacctcgtcgtcctccggtcgggaggcgcaggggggaggaggaggcggcgcgcccgcgggctccGCTGCATTCCCTGCTGGGTCgtcagcggcgcaggggcctgcgtggggcgccgccccgcagTGCCTCGGGACGCGCGGGAGCCTGTGCGTGtcttcggcctccgcgcccgcctccggaGCGCTTCGCGTGAACTCCGCTGGCGAGACTCcaggcgcgccgtccgctgcgggagccgcgggggcggcggacaaggcgcggaaggagggcgaggaggcgagcgcggggggGAAGGAGGAGTCTGCGGTGCATGCGCTGGCGTCAGACCTGAAAAGACAGAGCGTCGCAGAAAACTCCacagcgccagcggccgccccgttcccctcgccagcgccctccgcggccttcggggCGCCTGgtggaggaggcgtcgcagtggtaggcgcagctgcttcggcTGCTGTGCCGAGTgcgggctccgcgcccgcggcgttcCCGCAGAGCGGCGGGAGCGTGCTTCAGCCCCCGCTCCCGTTCGCTACAGGCGCGCAGTTTCCGCCGGGTTCGTACCCGCCTCCTGGTTTTGCTTCGCCTTTCCCTGGCGCCGTCACTCCGCCGCCTTTCCCGATGCAGCCAGCAGCgggtgccggcggcgccggcaacCTGAAcccaggcgcggcgcctccctactcgtctttctcgcccgctgcgcctgcgccgtcctcctcgtctccgtaccccgtcgccgtctccgcgccgcctttcccgtccgcggcgcctgcggtcCCGTACGGGCCTGCTGCGTGCtgcccagcggcggcggcggccgaggaggaggaggacgaagagagcaagcgggcgaagcgcgcgcgccagggcgaggcggcgccgcccccgctgGCGGGTCTCTTTGCCCATCTCgccccgcagacgccgagcggACTCCCCAACGGCTTCCAGCGGcctggcgaggccgcgcccccAGTCCcggggcggccgctgccacccggtgcggcgcatgcgtttccttcgctggcgtcgtcgccgccgtttcCTCCGGCGCCCGGCTTCGtgagctcggcgccgccgtatCCGCCAACGGTTTCcacggcgctgccgcctgcgccgccgccgttccCCGCGGCGATTCCGCTCGACAAGCACAAGGGCAGTCTGGTTGACGGGCTGGGCGCGTTCGGCCTGGCCCAGTACCACTGCGACGTGTGCACGAAGGACATCAGCAACGTGTGCCGCATCCGCTGCGCCGAGTGCGAGGACTTCgacctctgcgtcgcctgttTCTGCATGGGCGCCGAAGTCGAGGGCAAGGCGCACAAGAATTCGCACAGCTACATCCCCATCGGGCGCAACGCCTTCCCGCTCCTCAGACACAAGTGGACGGCCGACGaagagctgcgcctcctcgagggcGTCAGCAAATACGGATTCGGCAACTGGAGTGTAGGCGCGCAGAAACAaccagggggggggggggagggggcgacAGGACTCCCCCGCACTCTCGACGGgcggggg GATGTGGCTGAGTTGGTGAACAACGTCGCGCTGACCCCGAAGACGAGTCAGGAGTGCGACCAGCACTACACAGAAGTGTATTTGAACTCGCGGacgtctccgctgcctgaCACCTCGACGCTGCTGATGAGCAAAGACGGCGGGCCGCTGAAGGAGGAGCGCCggcaggaggagacgcgcaagacgcgcggcggcaaggaagaggaaaaggacgacgacgacgacaaagaacgcgaaaacgcagacggcgaggctgaagaggaag actccgcgcggcctgcgggcgcagtggcgccgccgtcgcgggcgggCACCGCCAAGCCCACGCACTCGATCGTGGGCTACTGGCCACTTCGCGGCGACTTCGATGTCGAGTACGACAACGACGCAGAGCTGATTCTTGCCGACATGGAATTCAAAG aggacgaagcggTGCAGGAGCGGCACTTGAAGCTTCAGGTCATCGAGATTTACAACAGCAAACTCGACGAGCGAATCTATAGGAAACGGACAGTCATCAACAG AGGGCTGCTTGACACCAAGACGCTGCATCagcgggagaagaagagaacgaaggAAGAACGCGATCTCCACAACCTGTTCAA GCCGCTTGCGCGGTTCCACTCTGACGAAGAGCAGGAGCGCCTGGTGCAGCTGCTCATCGAAGAAAAGCGaattcgcgcgcggctgagcaTGCTGCACGAGTGGAGGTCTCTCGGGTTGAAGACGGCCGACGACGTCGGG GCGTACGAGGGCGACAAGCGTTGGcgggagcagctgcagcgttTCCGCGCGTCGGAGTTGTCTTCGCTGTTTTTCTCTGGCGGCTTGGCGAGTCTCTTCGCGAAGCACGTGAACGCGCAGCAAACTGGGAAActgccgccagccgcgggggtcgcgccgccgcacctgccgctggcggcggctgcggcgggcctGCCAGGGGCggtggcggcctcgccgtcgctcgctgcgaaGCAAAGCGGCCGAGCCGCAGGCAGCCCCTccgcgggaggaggaggcgttGGCAACGTCGgttcggctgccgcggcctctgcgtcaaGCGCCCAGGCGGAGAGTCCGCAGCACGCGAACGTGAACGCGCCCAACacgccgcgtggcggcgccgcaacCGCCGCTGGGggggtcggcggcggagtcgacggctgcagcggcggccgcgagcgcgaagccGAGAAGGGCAAGCGCGAGGGCAAGGatcgcggcgacggcgcgcggccgctgaagggcgcgcgcgcagcaatCGCAGCCGCTGGAGACAAAGaactcgaggcgctgccgatCTCTGCCTTCCCTGGGGCAGCGCTGCTGACCGCCAAG GAGCAAGCCTTCTGTGAAGACGCTCAGCTCGCACCCGTGTTCTATTTGTTGGCGAAGCGCATGCTGCTGAGGGAGATGTCGAGACACAAAAAATTCAACGCCACCGACTTCTCCAAACCGATGGAACTAT TTGTGAATCGCGTCGGGCAGCTGTACGACTTCTATGTGAACGTCTCCGACTTTGCGCCTTGTTgccccgcgccggccgcgaccgcgggagcctcgcgcgccggcgcgccggcggcgtccaGCGCGCCTGGAGGTGTGGCCCCGGGGCTGCGGCCCTTCGCGTCACCGGCTgggctcggcgcggcgtccgcctcttccgccttctACCGGACAGTgaccggcgcgacgccgggaGTCGAACCCGTGTACAACGCAGGGGTGCCTCAGCCCTACCCGTATGGCTTCCCCCCCGCCGGGGCCCCTGTGAAGCTtccagaggcgccggcggctccccggtctgcgtcgccgcgcggtcgAGCTAGCCAGGGCTGCTAA